The segment CCAGCGGATCGCCGGTCACAACACCGTCTTTCACGGGCATGAGGCGCGCGGTGACCTCGTACTGCTTGCCGCCGTACAGGTTGGCGTAGTCGATCGTGTCGACCACGCTTGCGCCCTTGGCCGCCTCCGATGCCGTCAGCTTCGCAGCTGCCTCGGAAGACGCCGTCGAAGAGGCGGCCTTGACAGTGGTCTTCAGAGACGGGGTGTCGCCGTTGCCCGGGACGAAGGGCTCTTCCCCACCCGGGTTGTTCGGATCGGAGACGGTCACGGCCTGGGCCTTGTCCGAGGGATCCTCGTGACTTGCGGACTGGGGCGCGTCGGGCTGCTTGTCGCCGTTCGCATCCACCAGGTTCTCGACGGAAACCGCCTGCTCGTACACGACATAGGTGGCACCGGGCTTGAGCGCGGCCGTGCCCAGGTCGATGGTCCACGTTCCGCTGCCGGTTGCGGCGGCGACCTTCTGGACGGTCACGGTTGCCACGTCTTCGACGGGCCGGCCGCCTTCGATGCGCTTGAGCGTGGCCGTAACCTTGTATTCCTTGCCGCCGAACAGGTTCGAGTATGCGACGGTGTCGCTTACCGCCACGCCCGCCCCGGCGTCGGCTGCAGCGACCACGGCGACAGACCCGGCCGACGCCGCGACCCCGTTAGCCGACGCGGTGGTCTTCAGGGACGGCTTGTCGCCGCCGCCCGGGACGAAGGGATCCCCGCCGCCCGGCGTGCCCGGATCGGGGTTCACCACGAACGTCTGGGAGTTGTCGGTGGGATCGTCGTGCCTTGCGGTCTGGGGAGCGTCGGCGACCCCGTCGCCGTTGCCGTCGACCAGCTTCTCGAGGGAAACGGCGTACTCGAACACCACGTAGGAATCGCCCTCGTACAGATCGGTCGTCTCTCCCAGGTCGATGGTCCAGGTTCCGCTGCCGGAGCTATCGGCCACCTTCGTCACCGTCGTGGAGAGCACGGGGTTTTCGAACAGGGCGCCGCCCGTGATGCGCATGAGCTTCGCCGTGACCTTGTAGGCCTTGCCGCCGTGCAGGTTCGAATACTCGACGGTGTCGCTCACCGCCACGCCCGCGGCAACGCTGCTTGCGGGGACGGGGGCGGGCGCCGCAGAAGATGCGGCTGCCTTGCCGGCGGTCACCGTCGTCTTGAGGGAGGGCGTGTCGCCGCTTCCGGGAACGAAGGGATCCTCGCCGCCCGGCGTGTTCGGGTCGGGAGCGACCGTCACGGTCTGGGCGGTATCGGTGGGATCGTCATGGGTTGCAACCTGGGGCTTGTCGGCGATGCCGTTGCCGTCCTCGTCGACGAGGTTGTCAACCGAGACCGCTTCCTCGAACACGACATAGGTTTTGCCGGGCTCGAGCTTCTCGACTGCGCCGAAATCAAGCGTCCAGGTACCGGTTCCCGTATCGGAGGCGGTGCGCACCACCGTCATATCGACGATGTTGCCCACAACCTGGCCGCCCTTGACTTCGACCAGGCTGCCCGAGAGGCGGTACGCCTTGCCGGGAACCAGGTTCTTGTAGGAAACCGTGTCGACGACGACCACGCCCGCGGCAGCGTCTTGCGCGCTCACCGATGCGGGAGCCTGCGCAGACGCCGTGGAGCCGGCCGCACGCACCGTCGTCGCCAGAGCGGGGGCGGACGCATCGGGCGTCTCGACCGTCACCGTCTGGGAAGGATCGGTCGGATCCTCGTGGGTTGCCGACTGGGGAGCGTCCACAACCTTGTCGCCATCCGCATCGACGAGCTTCTCGATCGAAACCGCCTTCTCGAACACGACGTAGGAAGCGCCAGGCTTCAGCCCGGTCACCTTGCCGAAATCGATTTCCCACGTCCCCGCACCCGAGGCGTCGGCCACCATCTCGACGGTTTTGGCAACGATCGGCTTGGCATCGGCGGCCACGCTGCCGTCGACAACCTCGAACAGGCGCCCGGTCACCGCGTAGGTTTTGCCGCCGACGAGGTTCTTGTACGCAACCTTGTCCACGACGCCGACGCCGGGCATGGCCTGGGCGGCGCTCACCTTGGCGGGAGCGTCGGCCTGGGCGGTCGACCCACCGGCCTCGACGGTAGTGGAAAGATGGGGAGCGCTGGGATCCCCGGAATCGGAACCCGGATGCGTCCGGTCGAGAACGGTGATGCGGTCGCCCTCGACGATGACGTCGCCGCTGGTCTGCGTGCCGAAGAGGGCAACGCTTCCGTCGTCTCCGACCGCGAATTCGAAGTCGGTGACAACCTTGTAGCCGCTGGGAGCCGCCACCTCATGGAAGGTGTACGAACCGGGGCCCAGATCGACCTTCTTGCTCTCCCCCGCAACCGAGACCCACGTCGCAACGATGTCGGAGCCCTTCTTGATCTCGATGTTCGCTCCGGCGATCTCCTTGCCGCCCAGATCGACCTTCGAGAAGATCACGCTCTTCGAGGAGACCGACACGACGAAGGTCTGGGAGACGTCGTTGGGGTTCTGGTGCGAAACCGTGTGAGGCGAGGTGGGTTTTCCGCCAGTCGAGGGGACGATCAAGTTATCGATGGAAGTCGCGCTCTCGTACACAACGTAGGACTTGCCGGCCTCGAGCCCGGAGACGTCGCCGAAGCTGATCTCCCAGGTGCCCGACGCGAACCCGTCGGCCCCCGCCTTGCCGGCGGCGAGCATTTCGGTCTTGCTCGCCTTCGCCGCGCCGACGGTCTTGCCGTCTGCAACCTCGTACAGCTCCGCGCTCACCGCATACGTGCGCTCGGGAGCAAGGCCGCTGTACTCGATAGTATCGGACACCGACACCTTGCCCTGCTCGTCGAGGGTCGTCTTGGCCGAAGCCGCAGCGCTCGACGTAAGTCCGTTGGCCTTGACCGTGGTCTTCAGCTCGCCCTTGAAGTCGATCGGGGCGTTGCTCACGTTGACCGTGGTGACGCTGTTCGCCACCGAGGCGGTCCAACCGGCGCCTTCGGGGATCTTAACGCCCGAAGCATCGACGGTGAACTCGAAGAACGTGCCGTTCGCCGGGGCGGCGTACCCGAGGGGCGCGCGAACCTCGACCAGACGGTACGAACCCTCGGGAAGCTGCAGGCGCACCGTGCCGTCTTTGCCCGGAGCGGTCCACTCATGCAGGTTCACCCAATCGCTGCCGCGCTTGATCTGCACCGACAGCACCGCTCCTTCCAGGGAGGCGCCCTTGGCGTCGTGCTTGTTGAAAACCACTTCGCCCTGGGGCTTGGTCACATCGATCATAACGGTCTGATCGAAGCTCTGGGCATCCGTGTGCTCGGCATACGGGCTCACCGAGGCGTCGGGGCGGACGGGCTTTCCATCCC is part of the Berryella intestinalis genome and harbors:
- a CDS encoding VaFE repeat-containing surface-anchored protein, translated to MRSRKIGAGFYCALALAVLAVAVAVSAFLPIGSQAANAAGWANTGRAESPNGVYHVQDPANKLRVYTSDFQVAEDWAFCINNGRSYPGFYLPGDPNNPNGNQPYFDGKYYYVGNELKNVEDMLSTFLASRPLNKEQTAKAIQELLFVFHEDPEGWREQLGALFPSTPQGDQLWYWQIQQAIWHFSDNATMPNLLPASYVQRIERIAKGEEPSMIPASKKVEVRSYDAAGGWWRFGKQNVVTARVTNNVQHYLRVIKLDGNTYGTKSDAELVSVLEGNTEGLAGAKMGMYYEEGVVTFTDKDNPSAPPFEVKWDTQKYAWLFQFWEGDHAYRVVEESAPNGYSSADPVDYTFDSNGRVKLTGTVDSANARLISKDAINWNNYKWDDKLQEIPADVIVVFDYKSQNNTHPISIEKTGSVMKDGAFSTQAIAGAKFRLQKTPAGVNEPIEWTSEAFVSKQLDLAPGEYELTELEAPAGYVKNTGSFAFQVGSDGAITPINGVFGDAVTVTGNKISLNNASEKSVKTTASWKDAGGKRLFYDGSEFDAAPVSMAVSDRIEYRGFEPGWYVAFATFVKNHEGEQVYSDGYVQFEVPDGKPDGTADVVVNIDKSRIDVNAQTSFTVIEKIYREDQVKTDGDGKPVRPDASVSPYAEHTDAQSFDQTVMIDVTKPQGEVVFNKHDAKGASLEGAVLSVQIKRGSDWVNLHEWTAPGKDGTVRLQLPEGSYRLVEVRAPLGYAAPANGTFFEFTVDASGVKIPEGAGWTASVANSVTTVNVSNAPIDFKGELKTTVKANGLTSSAAASAKTTLDEQGKVSVSDTIEYSGLAPERTYAVSAELYEVADGKTVGAAKASKTEMLAAGKAGADGFASGTWEISFGDVSGLEAGKSYVVYESATSIDNLIVPSTGGKPTSPHTVSHQNPNDVSQTFVVSVSSKSVIFSKVDLGGKEIAGANIEIKKGSDIVATWVSVAGESKKVDLGPGSYTFHEVAAPSGYKVVTDFEFAVGDDGSVALFGTQTSGDVIVEGDRITVLDRTHPGSDSGDPSAPHLSTTVEAGGSTAQADAPAKVSAAQAMPGVGVVDKVAYKNLVGGKTYAVTGRLFEVVDGSVAADAKPIVAKTVEMVADASGAGTWEIDFGKVTGLKPGASYVVFEKAVSIEKLVDADGDKVVDAPQSATHEDPTDPSQTVTVETPDASAPALATTVRAAGSTASAQAPASVSAQDAAAGVVVVDTVSYKNLVPGKAYRLSGSLVEVKGGQVVGNIVDMTVVRTASDTGTGTWTLDFGAVEKLEPGKTYVVFEEAVSVDNLVDEDGNGIADKPQVATHDDPTDTAQTVTVAPDPNTPGGEDPFVPGSGDTPSLKTTVTAGKAAASSAAPAPVPASSVAAGVAVSDTVEYSNLHGGKAYKVTAKLMRITGGALFENPVLSTTVTKVADSSGSGTWTIDLGETTDLYEGDSYVVFEYAVSLEKLVDGNGDGVADAPQTARHDDPTDNSQTFVVNPDPGTPGGGDPFVPGGGDKPSLKTTASANGVAASAGSVAVVAAADAGAGVAVSDTVAYSNLFGGKEYKVTATLKRIEGGRPVEDVATVTVQKVAAATGSGTWTIDLGTAALKPGATYVVYEQAVSVENLVDANGDKQPDAPQSASHEDPSDKAQAVTVSDPNNPGGEEPFVPGNGDTPSLKTTVKAASSTASSEAAAKLTASEAAKGASVVDTIDYANLYGGKQYEVTARLMPVKDGVVTGDPLVTVTVRRTADLSGSGSWTVPLGTVEGLEKDTSYVVFEKAVSIDNLVDRDGDGNPDELQTGSHEDPRDSSQTVTVASDPKEDPKVPDPPKPDKPVTPDPSKPGEPVDPGENGPKRYVTVMPSTGDTVWGFLAALGAGAAAAGGMLALRRRRG